Genomic segment of Cytobacillus suaedae:
TAACACTACATACATCTTCTACATTATCAGAAGAACTTTTAGCTCCAAAAATAGGTCTTAATAATGATAGTGTAGCACAGCAGCCTTCTCGTACATCCTCGACCCGGAAGAAAGGTGTTTTGAAAAAGTCACCTGGCAATAACTCCCCAATATTTCCATATGCGTTAAACAAACCTTCTTTATTTGTATATAGAAGAAAAGGAATGATGTTTCCAACGGTTTGGACTGGTTCTAGTAAATCTCTAAGACAGCTTGAAGTACATTCAGACTCTTTTGCGTCTTGTAAATTCCTGATGTTTAGTACCACTTCACATATACAGTTAAAGTCTTTACCCTTTTCAAGCTTCATCAAAATCACTCCATTTTGGTAAACCTAGTTCTTAATAGAATATAGCCTCACCTAGATAGGTGTGAAAAATATAGGCACTAATCTTGCGAATAAAAAGCTTTTTTAATAATGAACCGATTCCTTTTAGTTCGTTTAGAACTTTCTGAAAATAAAATGAGGCCCTAGTCGTATTAATTGCATAACCTATATCGATTAGTTGTATAGGGAGGGGAAAAGGTGACAAATGAAATAAGACGTGATGATTATATAAGACAACTCTTGAAAAACAGGGAAAGAGAAGTCATAAAGACAGATGTTATAAATGAGAGAAATATTTTGAAGGGTGAAGGTCTTACTTCACCAACTAGTAATCTTTCAACAGAAGAAACAAGAATTCTTATGGAGTTAATGGAAAGAGAAAACTTATTTAAGGTAACGGAAGCAATTCCTTCTCATAAGAAATCTTTAACATTAAAGAGATTTTTCAAGATGAAGCGAAATCAGCAAGTTGAGGTGTACTCAAAGGCTGGAAGTAAAACATTTTATACTGAGGGAAAGGTTAGTGCTATAGGAAGGAATTTTGTAATGATTACTGATTTAAAAGATCGAATATGGATTCCTTTTGAAGCAATTGAATCTGCAAACATTCCATATGGAATTCCTAACTATTCGAACACGCATCAGCATTTTATTTACGATAATAATTTAAGGGAAAAATTAGTGCGTGATTTCGGAAAGACAGTATCCCAGCGTGACGTACTAATGCAACAATTTAATGAGGAGACATTACACACAAATTTAGGGCGCTGGAAGGGAACTTGGGTAGAGATACTTTGTGAAAACGACAAAAAAACGTATGGGAAAGTAGATGGAGCAACAAATGAGTCGATATGGATAGCTAGGTTAAAAAGAAGAGAGGAAATTCCTTTAGCTTCTATAAGGTATGTAAAATCTATGAGGTTCTTGCAAGCATTATCTAGAATGATAAATTGGGCAAATAAATAAAGAGTTACTAGTTATATGTAATTAACATTTTATGGAAATGAGAATAAATTACTAGTACTCATCTATTATTACTAAGCTGCTTCTGAACTTTCTAGTCAATGGGCTTTTGATACAAACCATCACCCGGTATTCAGAAAATTTACTTTAATGCAGCTATAAAAAGGAGGAAAAAGTATGAATCCAGAAATAGAAGATCATTTATTAAGAGATCTTGTAGTAGGAGAACAAGTATTAATTGTAACTCAAGCCCCCCAATTGAATTTGTTAGGGCAAACGTTCAGACCTATTTTTTGTGGGACAGTTAGTGAAGTTGAAAGAGGACATTTAACACTTCATCCTGTCATTATTAAAATGGTAAATGCACCGTTTTATGAGTTTCCAATACCAATAAGTATTCCATTCGAAAGAATTGCAGCAATGACAACGGAATTTGATTGTGACACAGTATTTTCAATTTCATAAG
This window contains:
- a CDS encoding spore coat protein, whose translation is MKLEKGKDFNCICEVVLNIRNLQDAKESECTSSCLRDLLEPVQTVGNIIPFLLYTNKEGLFNAYGNIGELLPGDFFKTPFFRVEDVREGCCATLSLLRPIFGAKSSSDNVEDVCSVSRLVNTDICIEVDLTCFCAIQCLDPRLVIHNLDSDICDENEWLGK